The Chroicocephalus ridibundus chromosome Z, bChrRid1.1, whole genome shotgun sequence sequence GATCACAGGAGGCAGAAACTTCACTGCTCCTACAATATTGCAGGAACCTTTTCTAGAGCTCACACTGGAGTTAAAAGGAGCTACAGACAACAGGATGAGGGCTATAAATCTCCATAAAGCCAGGACCCACTTTCACCCATTTGCATCTCAAACATTAGAGCAGAATCAAAAGCAGCAGATGTTGAAAACCATATATTGCCTAATGAGCCAATGTGCCTGCCTAATGCGAACTTTCTAAGAGGCTGCAATATCAACAACAGGCACAAAGTCTTTCACCTGTGTCAATGACACAACTTCCTAAATCCCAGAGCTCAGTTACCTGGCAGAACATGTTTTTTGGATCCTTTCAAACTGCAGTCCTCTTGTACAGGTGACACATAAACATGGTAACCTCTTACAAAACCAGACTCATTTTTGAGGTGATAATCCCAGGACAGTGTTACTGCACTGGAAGTCAGTTCAACTTTTTCCACTGTAGGGTCATGCAGAGGagctggaagaaaggaaattcaAGTTAAACTTGCCAGATATTCTTCAAGAATGCTTGTCTTCTCACTTGAAAAACATATGAATTCCCATGTGGTGTTTCTGTTTATGTCTCGCTTGTATTTAAAAGCTGAACAAAGCCATAGCGCCCCACATAAACTGTGAACTTCACAGAGCCTTCTCTCAGTCCACATTGTACACAAAGCAGTGGCTGCTAATCACAGCTTTGTTTAGCTATTCTAATTAACGTGGACTCTGCCTGGTCACTGCACTAGTCAAATATCCTCAATTCAGAGTCTCGTACATTGTacatattttaaatgcttcacTGATGATTTAGAAACAGCacagcaaacacatttttacGTAGTGGCAGGAGGAAGTCTGTGTAATTCTGTTTGTGACAGATGACTTTAGCAAATATAATATGCTGCCAACTTACGTAGCTCCTTGAGATAACCAGTCTTCTTCTCCAATAAGGAGGCTCTATTAGCAGCAGATCCATAGATGTGGAAGTTGTATCTCACCCCCGGAACAAAAGCAACTAGAAAATAGTGGAAATGATTACAAAAATAGGTTAtagtttgtcttttgttttgcttttactcaACTATAGAGGTCTATAATCCATTAGAATTCTCCTTTGTGTGCTATTGTGCTATTAAAGCAACTGAAGGAGACACAGGATAAACCAAATCTTAGTGTGGATAATGTGGATTGAACACATTTATTCTGTCTGAAAGACAGAACTGGGGAGGGGGTGCAATATATTTTTGTTGCCCTGGAGTATTCAAGATGAATGCACAATATACTCCAAACACATCAAAGAGCAAGgtaatttcatttccttttctggctCAGGCAAAGGTCATGTTTTGGACTGTTTAATGTAGACACATACCCATGCATCAGGATTCCATGTTATCCTCACAGACATCCACTCCCATTCAGATTAACCAAGTGCAACCCACTGAAGAACCAGACAACgttttttctgctctctccttcaGTAAGGAATTGTATGAATTGAAGTGCATTTCCTTTATTGCATATTGAAATGCATTcagtcaattttttttcaaacatgtttCATTCCAAAGAGAACTCTCAGCTCAAGAAAATCCAGGAAGGCTATATTCTTGCAGCTGGAAGTATATCAGGGCAACTTTCACACAGCCAAGAAGGATTTAGGTCTAATGGCCATCACTGGGATAAAATGATCCTAATTAAGGACTGGTACTAAGACACACTATCTGTGGCACACCGACAGCACTAAACATCTCACTACACAGTGGGTGCTAAACTGCCTAAGTCTAAGGCAGAGCTCTATTTTGCATCTCTTCTGCTAAAAGATTTTTAACTCCTTCATTAAcctcaccatcctccttcaaGAAGTTACTACAAGCTactcaaaagggtttttttctaaaatactaTGCTGACTTTTCTAAAAAACTATGCTGATTTAGAAGGCTTACTGGTGCTGGCACATTTGTGGTGTCTAATTCATTTGCTAGGCAAAACATGATGCCACGTGCCCTTGAAGAATTACACTTGCACTGCACAGACTTGAATATTCAACAGGATTTGTTTCCTAAATTCAATTAATACCCACAGCATGAAAGACTGCTGcacaatcagaaagaaaaattgttcaGCTTTCACCTGAGTTGATCAGAGCACTGGAAGTATCGGGCCCAAATCTCTTCCACTGCAAATCACAAGGCTGTAACATCGGATAATTACACCAATCGATAATGTAACTGTCATAAATATGTCTGGGCTCCcaggaaataaaaatgccatCATCTGTACCATTAACCTGTTCTTCTTTAAGCTCCTCAGTGCCtaggaaagaacaaaacagagaatCATTTTCCTGCACGAAACCTCAGATTCATTAACGAAGATCAATATTGTTTCTATGATATGGtgttaaaacaataataaaatagttACGTTCCTTCACTATCAGACATATGAAATCTTTCATATGCTGAAAACTGATCTCTTCATATGCTGAAAGCTGACAAGCTAAAACTTCAACTGCAGAAACCTGGAGTCATAAACAGAAAGTCACAAAAAGCCAATCACACACAAGAGTTCCTGCGAGGCACCTGCTGCAGGTCTGAGGCCGTAGTTTAAGGCTAAATGTGTTTTGATCTGTGGAGACTCCCTCTGTAAAACAGACTGTCTGTTGTAAGGGATGGATCAATGCACTTAAGCTCAATATACATATAGTTACCCCCTTGCAGgcaaaaatacagtaataatttCCAGATAGCAGTGCTGTGAGTTAAGAGGCCAGGTTAATTTATTCCCCCAAGACGGTAAATTATTACTTCAATTAAAATAGGTAGAAATAAAGCTCTCATAATGGAAATCTAACTGAAAATACTCCTGCTGTTTGTTACCTGTAGCTGTAGGGATGATCAATACTGAAGGGAGTGAACAATTAACATTGTTCTTCGCCATTATACTGATTCTGTAGGAATGGTTATCAATGGAAATCCTTGTGCTATTGTAGACTGATGAAAAGGAGATGCTTTCAGGCTTAGAGCCATCTTCTACTTTTTTCCAGGTTActtcatatgaaatatttcttccatttgcTCGAAAACTTGGTGCTTGCTGGGCAAAACGTTATGGGAATAAACACCAATCATTTAGTAAATCTTACCAAAAAAATACGAGAGGAGCATTTAGAACTTCAAATACCTAACTGGATGTATTATTTCTGTAAGACTATAAACACTTGTTTccatacatgcatacatatactggttgaaatggaaatgcagaaatcAGTAATGAGATTTGTCTTATTACAATACTTAGAAAAACAAGTATATGTCTGAAATACCAGGACAGCATACTATCATACAGCTATatgttatatataatatttatctTAGATtcttaaaagacattttcatACTGAATTGCTATTAAGTGCACACAACTTGTTAAAGTTCACCAGAGAAGTTTCCAAACACGTTATGAAGGGTTTTGTTTCTGTACCGGTATCTCACCTTCCAGAACAAGGTCACATTCCGTCCCCCCTGAACTGGTATAATTTCTCTCCATATGTCCAGTGTCCCTGATGGAGCtgcaataaatacagcaaaataaagatgttttacaTGCAGAAAGGATAAACCCTTTAATTGCTTCCTCCTATTTGAATAAATTCCACCCTCAAAACCTCTTTTTCCCCATCACTCCCAGGTCTTGCCAAAACATTATCCTTTaacttctttctccatttttttttttctgaatgaatgtCTGgttcattttcatagaaaatctTTCTTTGCTTGCAGTTCCCTGATGCTCGTTCCCACCTCTGCACCGCTCCTCCAGCCCTCACAGAACACTGTAACTGTCTGTCCATCCTCCCACTCATCTGGATTTCCCACTGCCTGCACTGAATGAAATGGCAGAGACTGGCAGGTAAGATGAGAATTGTTTAAGAAGCCACCTTCTTAAAGTTCGCTTAGAGTGCTCCTATGCATGCAACAGCAAAGAACATCCTTCTAGCTTCCCTTCTTAATAGGCTGGACATACTTGATTCTGTTGTTCTGATGGTTCGGGCTTCGCTCCATTCACTCCACCTCCAGAAATGATTAGCTACCCCACAGCGTACTCTAACTGTGTACCCAGTGTATGGCTGCAGCCCACCGAGGGTGATGCTGGCATAATCGAGATGCGTGTCTGAACTATTGtgctgcaagacagaaaaacagaacagtCAGAGCTCAGTTCAGCTTCATTAGCAAGAGgtttttgcctgaaaaaaatagtTCATCTTCTAGATCCTACGATAGCCAGTTAAACTTGACTTGGGAAAGATAATCATagaacaacagacaaaaaaaaaaaaaggaaaaagaaaggaaaaaaaagatcaaaagacTGAGAGATCCAAAAAGGGGTCTGCAAGCACTTTCTGTGTAACTGTTTGAGTAGGAGTCACTCAAAACCTGTCAAATGACAAGTCTTTACCTCAAGGAGAGAATTCACTGAGACCTTATCCTCAGACAGTCTGAGTCTCTTACTCAGTTCATGTAAGTAAGATGCTCTTCCAGATCTATCCACAGCATCTACAGCcaccttttctttccattttttcccccgaACCTTTTCCCTCACTCCCTTCTAAGAGACAGAGTGAGTTCTGGTGAGTCAAAAAGTGAGTGTACTTTTAAGCCGTCCCTCTAAACTGTCCCCTGCAATGGTCAAATGCAACGGCAGCCATTTGATCTAATAGCTCTTGAGCAATACTTAAGTCAGAATGCAGCTTGATCCTGATCTTCATAATGCCTTTTTAATATGCTAGAGGCAAGCTGCCTTCATAAGAAAACACCTAGAGAAACCACAGTATGCAGAGTCAGTCAGCCTCACCATTTGTGAAAGAGGCGGACCAAGAAAAGGAGTCTACTCAAATAACCTTCAAGGAGATGGaagaggatgggaagaaaaactgTTCTAGGGTATCCTTGCTATAAAACAGACCCACTGCCATCAAGTACAGTCAATAGTACACAGAAAGCTCCCAGACTAATATAAAAAAAGCCTTCAACACACTCCACCACCAGTTGTGTGTAAGATCATATGAGTAGTAAAAACATGACAAATCAAGATTAGCAATAGCTACCAGCAATTATAAGGCTCataagtattttaatttacttcaaCAAATCCCAGAACCCACCCAGCAGAGGACAGAGCGACACATGCAGACCAGTCACACTGTACACTTTGGACAGCAGTATAGGAAGTGTTGGGAGTATGAATTAGTGCCAGCAATGGCTGCCCACATGGACCACATCATCAGTGTAGGGTTTGGGAGCAAACACACCCAGGAGACATCAACACGCTCACAAGATTTAGAGTGTATTCATATTGctgaggaattattttttaatctcatgTCAAAAAGATACTCGCTATGTTTTTGTGTATGAAATTCACGTTTCATACCAGTTCTACTTTCCCATCAGGTTGGAGCACTTCAGTCTGACAAAACAGTTCAATTCCTTTGTTTCGATGTTTCCAATATAATGTGATTTTTGTATCTGTGCATTCTTCCCATAGCTGGAAGGGTGCAGCAGGATAAACTGCCAAAGGAAAATCTGAGTTAGCTcttgtaaaatataaaatacatgcaaaagtattttaaggtattttagcTGACTAGtgaaagcaagtaaaaaatacagatttttctgccAGTCTAGGAGAAGCAGATATAAAttagtaaaaattaatttcagactgTAAATGTAAGTAAATGttatgcaagattaaaaaaaaaaaaaccctgtacggacttggaaatattttagaaCATCATGAACAAAAGAAAGAGTCAGAGACTTTTATTGCAAATGCAGTAAATTCTCTAATCGagggcctggcagaggctgcTGATGCAGCATGGTGAGGACCGTTTGCCACATTTCTACACCCCAGAATCCAACCTCTTCAGCAGAAATTCTATTCACAACTCTTACATTGACTCCTGCCAGTAGTTACCCTCTGGTAAATACTGCCAATGCTACTTCTTCCACAAGATTACTGACATTCTTTACTGCTATGTTGGCAGTATTCAGCGAGAGCAGCAGATCTCAAACTCTCCCATTATCAGTCCAACTGTAAGGGGTAATACAGGACAATGTGAGTGGGTGGTATGTTTACAGCTTTGGTCACTACCCTAGAACTTCATGGACCATGAATTAGAATTTGAGGACTTCCAGACTCAAAGGAGCTTGTGTTTGATACAGAAGGTCCCAGCTACCACAGGCAGAATTGGAAACAATGAACTTCAGTTATTCTTTACTTGCTGACATCCTTTAAGTAAGGAAAATTCCACTGTAAATATATCCAGGGAAAACACAAAGGACTTTACAGTAATCACTATTTAAAAGGCTAACTCATCATAAATATCATTTCTTTAACTTGTAATAATCActagaactggaaaaagaaaattttagtaaaattttaatttacttagCACATTGAAAGTAACCTATTTTAGCCTTACTTCCTATGAAAATTTAGTTTATAATATTGTGTTGTCTCACTACAGCCTGTCAATGTACTCCTCCACTTTCTTCCTGCTCTATTTCTTCCACCGCCAAACAATCAAATAATCAACTTTTAGAACTCTCATGCATCTCTGAGATAAATTTAATAGACAGGCATTTAACATATGTTTCTGCAAGTCATATGAAAAAGCACGCCTAGCAAAACTGTAATGAGTGCCTatgaggaaggaaaggctgcCAGAACGCAGCAGTTACACAAGCAGCCTCCCCGTTCACCAGCCTgtccgcttggccccttttcacacaGCAAGCACTAAGCAAAACACATGTTGCTTCCTGCTTCATCAAACAGATAAGGCAGCCACAGGACCTTGGGAACACTGAGGTGGATGTGGTGCAGCTAGAAGACATGAGGAGAACTGGAAATACTACTGGAGATACAGGAAATACCCAGGtgttttgaggcaggtgtatgtAGGAACTTACGGGACCTGGGGCACACTGTGAGAAAGGACACAACTAACAGGGAAGAAGGAACCACAGCCATCAGTTACTGCTCACACAATAACCTGGTTTATTTCAATGATGATGAACTACTCTTCCTCCCTTACAGTAGCACACCGGATGTTACTACCCCATATTAGAACCAAGACATGTGAGCACTATCACCTCTTTCCTGGCAATAGCTGCTTACACCTGTATCACTTCTCATTTGGAGAGGTGTTAGTAATTTTACTTGCCCACTTTTCAAAATGTGCATCtccattttattttggaaagacaGTAACATCAGCAATAACATTCTGGACAAAGTACTGAATTCCCAAGTAACCTACACATACATTTTTCTTGAACTTCCCATTTTATATCCTTGTATCATATGGCTTCCTATACTATGAAGCAGCTTCATCAAGGCAGCAGATTTTGACGCAGTAAGGGGTCATTTCAATAACCAAATCTGACCTTTGGAGTGAAGCTGTTTTCTACCAAAAACACAactttgcaaagctgaaactgAAGAGACAGCAGATAACTACAGCACATGGACAGACAACTAATAAAAACCGTAAAGATAAAAATCAAGGACTTCCATAGTTTAAACTGGGGCACTCAAGTATTAAGACCAGAAGGAGGACAAGGCCTGCAACAAAAAACCGtcaacaaaaacacaaaaaagaccTTACTTCTGTGAGTTACATCAAAAACATCCGTGGCAGTTTTCTTTCCCAGTGGGTTTTCCACAGTCACGGTGATATTACAGATCCTCTGCTGGCCTATGTCCCAAGAACATGAGCACTGCTCAGAACAACTTACTGTGCACGGAACCATTTTTTGGGAAAACCTATCAAAGaaggcaggggggaaggggggaggaagacagaaagacatttttccatAATGTATAATTGAAATAGATGTTGAAATTTTTGAATAGAATAAAATTTTGAACTAGaataaaacatcataaaaaaataagGCTGAAGGGGACTCTAAGAAGCCACCCAGTTCCTTCCCCTAGCCTGAAGTAGGACGAATATAGGTATTCTTACAACTAGGTTTTCTTCAAAGTCTAACTTTACTTTATCCTTTTAAGATACAGCTAAACTGCTATCCTTTTAAGATACAGCTAAGTTTACTTTATCCTTTTAAGACACAGTTAAATTACTTTTAGTGACTTCCTTATGAAAATTCTAAACTAGGGACTTATTTGCCAAGAATTAAACCATTCACATGTCTACCATTATGCTTGTAAATGAAGCAGTAATTTCAAGTGCATCTTCTAACCTTCCATTTTTAAATCATCATATCTTAATGGAAGTGAATAATGCAGAGACCATGAAGGTATACACAATAATGACCTGCCTCCTGCTGAGATCTTTTGATGAAATTTTGTTGTGATGATGAGGCATCTGTCCTGTTTTATAAGTTCCCCCTTCTCTGCAGGCCCTGTTGTAAAGCCCTGCTCCTCTCTGTTTAGATGCCTCTGTACCAAGGAGCTAAGGATTGGGTCTGACAGGCCACAGCCGAGTAGCCTTGACTCAGACTGCTACGAAAGAGTTGTGAGAAATTACGGACAGAAGCAGAAGTAGGATTTTTGAGAAAGGGTAGGTCAAGGCCTCAAGAAGGAAAACGCCAGCATGTAAAGTTACAAAATCCTAAAGTAAAAGAACTAGGGAGGCCACTCAGGCTAACTGAGGGTTAGAGTCAGCATTAGTGTTAATGGATTGTGAACACACTAATACTTAACCCACCAGCCTATTAAATCCTAGTTGTCTGTTGTGTGTTACCCAATAATTACCTTATGCTTTTATGTTATCTATATCCTGATTGCAGAGTGTCTCTATACCTACTGAAAGATCTCCAAACAAGTTAACCCAATGGTTAGGACAAGCTTTATCAAGCAAAACCTAGTCTGATGGGCCCAGAACTTTGTTATAGTAGTCTAATCCAGAGCAGTTCTGCACTGCGCAAACCTTGTTAAATAAGCTGCTTAGTGAGGTGGAAATTGCAATCAGGATAAAAAACATTTCCAcatattttaaaggaacaaaagtaCTGTACAGCACAGGCCAGAGGTAAGATAACAACGAGGAGACTTACTCTTCAAACAAGATGTATTTTGGTGAATGGCGTCCATAAAGATGGGTGTCTCCTTGGCTCCAAGTACACGTTATTATTCTCATGTCTTGAGTTTGGCAGGAGAAATCATTAGGTGTATCGGGTGGTTCTTGTCAgagggaaaaccaaaaaaaaccaccaacagcATGGCAGTCAAGTCAAAAGTCATCAACCGTTTTACTGTATTAACAAACTAGAAATAATGGATATGTACAAAGTCTGGTTTAATACAGATGTTGTTATTTCAATTATACTTATTCAATGACCACTCTGCAGAGACAAATCAGGATAACACCATAAATTAATTGCAATACAAACCCTTCTGtatgttattattttttgtatattCATGCATTCATTAATTTAATCTGTACTGTTTTCTATCTGTAAAAATTGCTATTAGCCTTCGAAAGGGGTACTGTGCTGAGTTTTTACCACATGCACACAGACAATGAAGCTGAACTCCTAAATGGGTaggtatatttaaaaatcagtcacATGTCCTAGGATCAATTAATGAAATTAATCGGAACACATTTAATGCTATTCTTTAATGCTTTCTATATGCAAGTGTACAGATCTGAAGACAGACATTAAACAGTTCAGCTGCACATGACAGGACAATGACAACTTAgagcaagcttttttttcctccttccattcTCCACAGCCATTCTTGACTGAATAACAACAGGAAAATAGAACTGTAATAAGGCATTCACTTACTACCCACAAAGAAAACTGCATGATCATAGCATTGCTCTTCACTGCAAGACTCCTGACAGTAGACAGAGCTGTGAGGCACTCCATGATGTGACACATTTTTCAGAGTGAGAAATCCGACTTGACTGTTTGTGTGTCTGAAAACACCAACACCTGGGTCTATAAACAATTTCTTAATGATTTGACCTTTCCTTCCAATGCAACAAAAAGTGATGTCAGAGCCTTCCTCTACaattttttcatttggaaagattTGTGCTCCACTGTTATttgaagtgtccagtcctgcaaaTTAATACATAATAAACAATTTCAAAATCTGTTCCTGGCAGCAGCCTTCAACCAGAACACATAACTAGGCATTTATACAGGAATCTGCTAATGTTATATTATCCATTCATGGACTTTTATTTAGCATTCTTCCCCGTACAGGGATCGACTTCACATgtaatcatatttttatttttcttaaacccATAAACATATAATGTAGTCCAACAAGTTACCCGAGAGACTAAATCCCATCTCACTGCCTCTCGCTTGGGGAAAACAAAGAACGAGTGTTTCAAGAACCGCCTTTACAGATGAATACTACCTCCTGCACCTATGAACAGGCTGATGCTTACAGCGAAAACCCCTGCTCTTGAAGATTATGAACAGGGGGATAGAAAAACATCATGTTCTGAAGCTCATGCAGAGCTCAGCTAAAAGGAGTCAACATTGAATGAATCAGATCAGCAAGGGGATACCCAACTTGGAATGAGCCAACTATGGCTCTCAATGTTGTACTCGATGGATGCAAGAATTAGTGGGATTTAAGTGACTCACAGGCCTCTGCACCGGTTGGAAATAAAATCTACTCTCCAGAACCAGATCCAAAAGTCTGATAAAGTCTAGAGCCACTATCTCTCAGAGAGGTCTACACCAGGTCTGTAATGCAGCATCAGTTTGTGacaaagaaatagtattttttgaTCCCTATTTAATTTCAGTTGAAAACATAAAATCTCCAAGATTGAGGTTAGTGAGAAAGGGAGTCCTGCATCCTACTTCACATTATATAAGGTGAGGGAGATGGGCAATTTACGTGCCACAATCCAAGTATACAGACCTGTGATGCTTCTCCTACCCATGATGTCTCCCATAACTAAAAGCTCTTGCTGCTCCAAACAAGAATAGTGTTTCTTTACAAAATCACTGTAGTCATTTTTTCTAAAGCAGTTACATATTTTGTTTAAACCAAATTCTCTGGAAACCAAACTGTTCTAGTCGGACATTGtaatctggaaaaaaagttttttgtgaTATTATTAATTACATTATTGGTTCACTCCTTGCTTACTCCCATATAATTCACAGACGTTCATTCCAAGTGACATAAGGAACTGACttgctcctctctctctgcttctttaaTACTAATCAAAGCTACAAAATCCCAGACAAAAGCAACACACACATCATAGCCATAGCTATGaacttcctctcctctcccctcatccaggcTAGGGCTGTGTCTGACCTGGTGATAGGCTACGCTAGAGCCTAACCAAGATTCAATGCCACTCTGCATTGTTTTCATGTGTGAGcaagaaaagctgtaaaattttTGGTCTATTAGCTTAGGAAGATAGTCTGCAAATTAAAACAATGGCTGAAGCACTGCTATTATTgttagcaaagaaaaaagagttgGTTAGTGCTTAGAAATAAAGCGTTCAAAATGGATTCTTGATTTGATGCCATGTCTCTTGAATTGGACTTCACCATTACAGTCACCGGTGAATTACAGTCTAGCTTTGtactggaaaaattaaaaccaatatTGCAAAGTCTTGTTTTGCTTACCCAGGACAGTCTCCCACAGACTCCACTGACTCCAGA is a genomic window containing:
- the OSMR gene encoding oncostatin-M-specific receptor subunit beta isoform X2; this encodes MKFRESIVFPVTYLNISKDLARQQLLVEWDVVKSAHDAELAMSFEIQVRRLDETTTMWTEFHNVTLDKSGNPLHWVWDSDLPLECVSHSVRIRSKAEASKIWSQWSLWETVLGLDTSNNSGAQIFPNEKIVEEGSDITFCCIGRKGQIIKKLFIDPGVGVFRHTNSQVGFLTLKNVSHHGVPHSSVYCQESCSEEQCYDHAVFFVGKPPDTPNDFSCQTQDMRIITCTWSQGDTHLYGRHSPKYILFEEFSQKMVPCTVSCSEQCSCSWDIGQQRICNITVTVENPLGKKTATDVFDVTHRIYPAAPFQLWEECTDTKITLYWKHRNKGIELFCQTEVLQPDGKVELHNSSDTHLDYASITLGGLQPYTGYTVRVRCGVANHFWRWSEWSEARTIRTTESTPSGTLDIWREIIPVQGGRNVTLFWKQAPSFRANGRNISYEVTWKKVEDGSKPESISFSSVYNSTRISIDNHSYRISIMAKNNVNCSLPSVLIIPTATGTEELKEEQVNGTDDGIFISWEPRHIYDSYIIDWCNYPMLQPCDLQWKRFGPDTSSALINSVAFVPGVRYNFHIYGSAANRASLLEKKTGYLKELPPLHDPTVEKVELTSSAVTLSWDYHLKNESGFVRGYHVYVSPVQEDCSLKGSKKHVLPDGAVLCKYTIENPEEKRYTVKHLLPNTKYKLVVKAYTGAGETPIVSFRYIDTPFNSNTLYLLVLLVIVPSLVAAICRWKMKWVKECCCPVIPSPNKSKALSFKEFKTGSEKVLKISDCIPDMLAVDSKAEAQKLHPWSQLSSTPTEDKMDGHNSSWVYPNDNEERDSTSTPTPQTHTWFENFAYSSHLAVESDPYQLPETREGSKTELPVVLYQPRYYFDILNEDAASTPRETAGRKTSLRYISQTAVHCLGRRL
- the OSMR gene encoding oncostatin-M-specific receptor subunit beta isoform X3; the protein is MGDIMGRRSITGLDTSNNSGAQIFPNEKIVEEGSDITFCCIGRKGQIIKKLFIDPGVGVFRHTNSQVGFLTLKNVSHHGVPHSSVYCQESCSEEQCYDHAVFFVGKPPDTPNDFSCQTQDMRIITCTWSQGDTHLYGRHSPKYILFEEFSQKMVPCTVSCSEQCSCSWDIGQQRICNITVTVENPLGKKTATDVFDVTHRIYPAAPFQLWEECTDTKITLYWKHRNKGIELFCQTEVLQPDGKVELHNSSDTHLDYASITLGGLQPYTGYTVRVRCGVANHFWRWSEWSEARTIRTTESTPSGTLDIWREIIPVQGGRNVTLFWKQAPSFRANGRNISYEVTWKKVEDGSKPESISFSSVYNSTRISIDNHSYRISIMAKNNVNCSLPSVLIIPTATGTEELKEEQVNGTDDGIFISWEPRHIYDSYIIDWCNYPMLQPCDLQWKRFGPDTSSALINSVAFVPGVRYNFHIYGSAANRASLLEKKTGYLKELPPLHDPTVEKVELTSSAVTLSWDYHLKNESGFVRGYHVYVSPVQEDCSLKGSKKHVLPDGAVLCKYTIENPEEKRYTVKHLLPNTKYKLVVKAYTGAGETPIVSFRYIDTPFNSNTLYLLVLLVIVPSLVAAICRWKMKWVKECCCPVIPSPNKSKALSFKEFKTGSEKVLKISDCIPDMLAVDSKAEAQKLHPWSQLSSTPTEDKMDGHNSSWVYPNDNEERDSTSTPTPQTHTWFENFAYSSHLAVESDPYQLPETREGSKTELPVVLYQPRYYFDILNEDAASTPRETAGRKTSLRYISQTAVHCLGRRL
- the OSMR gene encoding oncostatin-M-specific receptor subunit beta isoform X1, which translates into the protein MMNHFMVLSVLLPLRTCYTTYSQQESIVFPVTYLNISKDLARQQLLVEWDVVKSAHDAELAMSFEIQVRRLDETTTMWTEFHNVTLDKSGNPLHWVWDSDLPLECVSHSVRIRSKAEASKIWSQWSLWETVLGLDTSNNSGAQIFPNEKIVEEGSDITFCCIGRKGQIIKKLFIDPGVGVFRHTNSQVGFLTLKNVSHHGVPHSSVYCQESCSEEQCYDHAVFFVGKPPDTPNDFSCQTQDMRIITCTWSQGDTHLYGRHSPKYILFEEFSQKMVPCTVSCSEQCSCSWDIGQQRICNITVTVENPLGKKTATDVFDVTHRIYPAAPFQLWEECTDTKITLYWKHRNKGIELFCQTEVLQPDGKVELHNSSDTHLDYASITLGGLQPYTGYTVRVRCGVANHFWRWSEWSEARTIRTTESTPSGTLDIWREIIPVQGGRNVTLFWKQAPSFRANGRNISYEVTWKKVEDGSKPESISFSSVYNSTRISIDNHSYRISIMAKNNVNCSLPSVLIIPTATGTEELKEEQVNGTDDGIFISWEPRHIYDSYIIDWCNYPMLQPCDLQWKRFGPDTSSALINSVAFVPGVRYNFHIYGSAANRASLLEKKTGYLKELPPLHDPTVEKVELTSSAVTLSWDYHLKNESGFVRGYHVYVSPVQEDCSLKGSKKHVLPDGAVLCKYTIENPEEKRYTVKHLLPNTKYKLVVKAYTGAGETPIVSFRYIDTPFNSNTLYLLVLLVIVPSLVAAICRWKMKWVKECCCPVIPSPNKSKALSFKEFKTGSEKVLKISDCIPDMLAVDSKAEAQKLHPWSQLSSTPTEDKMDGHNSSWVYPNDNEERDSTSTPTPQTHTWFENFAYSSHLAVESDPYQLPETREGSKTELPVVLYQPRYYFDILNEDAASTPRETAGRKTSLRYISQTAVHCLGRRL